A window of Eubacteriaceae bacterium ES3 contains these coding sequences:
- a CDS encoding uroporphyrinogen decarboxylase family protein has protein sequence MNSLERVTLALNHKEADRVPVYPLINSISRKYLDIGYDEWTKDVNKCAEAIIKATDEVDVDVICTLVDLSVEAADWGMELKYSKNKAAGPAKNKHLISSKEDYHKIEVLNPRETKRMSEHMELARLLYEAKGQEKPIVGFVFGPLGILSMMSGLDSLCIDMFVAPNDVKVALRNITETLKEFISGLIEAGCHAIMFDTLYASRTIMSPEMWDEFEGVYIEELCDHTREKGGMVMLHNCGNEVYFEEQIKRMDPIAISYQHLPPDCKDLAEIKEKYGDKVTLIGHVEPGWLLTATEDDVRAICREQIDAYKKDGGFILATGCEYPAPLDDTFAKIMVEEAKTYGKY, from the coding sequence ATGAATTCACTAGAAAGAGTCACACTTGCTTTAAATCACAAAGAAGCAGATCGTGTTCCTGTGTATCCTCTGATTAATAGTATTTCTCGAAAATATCTGGATATCGGATATGATGAATGGACCAAAGATGTAAACAAATGTGCAGAAGCAATCATTAAAGCGACAGACGAAGTTGATGTTGATGTAATCTGTACCCTGGTTGATCTCTCAGTTGAAGCGGCCGACTGGGGAATGGAGCTGAAATATTCAAAAAATAAAGCAGCTGGTCCGGCTAAAAATAAGCATCTGATCAGCAGCAAAGAAGATTATCATAAAATTGAAGTATTGAATCCGCGAGAAACTAAACGTATGAGCGAGCACATGGAATTGGCCCGTCTCTTATATGAAGCTAAAGGGCAGGAAAAACCGATTGTGGGTTTTGTCTTTGGACCATTGGGAATCCTAAGCATGATGTCCGGTCTGGATAGTTTATGTATTGATATGTTTGTCGCTCCAAATGATGTTAAAGTCGCCTTGAGAAATATTACCGAAACCTTAAAAGAATTTATTTCGGGCCTTATCGAAGCTGGTTGTCATGCCATTATGTTTGATACCCTTTATGCTTCACGAACTATTATGTCGCCTGAAATGTGGGACGAGTTTGAAGGTGTTTATATTGAAGAACTCTGTGATCATACCCGCGAAAAAGGGGGAATGGTTATGCTTCATAATTGTGGAAACGAAGTTTATTTTGAAGAGCAGATTAAACGAATGGACCCGATTGCGATTTCATACCAGCATCTTCCACCAGACTGTAAAGACTTGGCTGAAATAAAAGAAAAATACGGAGATAAAGTAACCCTGATTGGTCATGTTGAACCAGGCTGGTTACTGACTGCAACTGAAGATGATGTTCGCGCTATTTGTCGTGAACAGATTGATGCCTATAAAAAAGATGGCGGATTTATTCTGGCAACTGGATGTGAATATCCTGCTCCACTAGATGATACTTTTGCAAAAATTATGGTTGAAGAAGCTAAAACATACGGAAAATACTAG
- a CDS encoding IS110 family transposase, producing MIYAGIDVAKDKHDCFITNSDGEILFKAFTIMNNRDGFDDFFQKISSVAEDLTKVKVGLEATGHYSYNLLGYLVDKGLATYVINPLHTNLYRKSLSLRQTKTDKVDARTIASMIMSDVNLKSYSDTSYHNEELKSLTRYRFDKVKQRSKLKQSISRLVTILFPELEKLVPTLHLTSVYALLSEFPGASAVASAHLTRLSKLIETASKGRYSKDTAVRFREAARTSIGSNMPAKSLELKHTIKLIQELDCEIDEIESEIKIIIDEINSPILSIPGISYRMGAMIIAEIGDFKRFDTPDKILAYAGLSPSTYQSGQLDGAYSHMEKRGSRYLRYALFNATKFVCNWDPIFAAYLAKKRSEGKHYNVAISHAAKKLVRVIYQLERSGQTYIKSA from the coding sequence ATGATTTATGCAGGAATTGATGTTGCTAAAGATAAGCATGATTGCTTTATTACTAACTCAGATGGAGAGATACTCTTTAAAGCCTTTACCATTATGAACAACCGTGATGGTTTTGATGATTTTTTTCAGAAGATTTCCTCTGTTGCAGAAGATTTAACTAAAGTAAAAGTAGGGCTGGAAGCCACAGGACATTACAGTTACAATCTTCTCGGTTATCTCGTTGATAAAGGTCTCGCCACCTATGTTATCAATCCGTTACATACCAATCTGTACAGAAAAAGTCTAAGCCTTAGACAGACGAAAACGGATAAGGTAGATGCCCGAACAATTGCTTCTATGATTATGTCTGATGTGAACTTAAAGTCCTACTCAGACACATCTTACCACAATGAAGAATTGAAGTCATTAACCCGCTATCGTTTTGATAAAGTAAAGCAACGTTCGAAACTTAAACAATCTATTTCCAGACTTGTTACAATTCTTTTCCCTGAATTGGAAAAACTTGTTCCTACTCTTCATTTAACTTCTGTTTATGCATTGCTTTCTGAATTCCCGGGTGCTAGTGCTGTTGCGTCTGCTCACCTTACGCGGCTTTCCAAACTCATTGAAACAGCCTCTAAAGGTCGATATTCCAAAGATACCGCTGTTCGTTTCAGAGAAGCCGCTAGAACTTCTATTGGCTCAAATATGCCGGCTAAATCACTGGAACTAAAACACACCATTAAGCTTATTCAGGAACTTGATTGTGAAATTGATGAAATAGAATCTGAAATCAAAATCATAATTGATGAAATAAATTCTCCCATTCTTAGCATTCCTGGAATCAGTTATCGTATGGGGGCTATGATTATTGCTGAAATCGGTGATTTTAAACGCTTTGATACTCCTGACAAAATACTTGCTTATGCTGGTCTGTCGCCATCAACTTACCAATCAGGACAACTTGATGGTGCCTATTCCCATATGGAGAAACGAGGCTCCAGATATCTTCGCTATGCATTATTTAATGCAACTAAATTTGTTTGTAACTGGGATCCAATATTTGCAGCTTATCTTGCAAAGAAACGTTCTGAAGGAAAACACTACAATGTCGCAATATCTCACGCGGCCAAAAAGCTTGTAAGAGTCATTTACCAGTTGGAAAGATCTGGGCAAACATACATTAAATCAGCTTAG
- a CDS encoding uroporphyrinogen decarboxylase family protein encodes MLTKRQNLLETIKGGNPDRFVKQYEFMDIIMEAPIYGFTCGPGMTAKDPWGVTIQWPEGQPGPFPVHDDEHIVLKDVTEWKEYVKMPSLDFPDEAWAPAIEHANAIDRNEVFAASFYAPGIFERLHYLMGMEDALMAFYEEPEALKELIDYITEYEIKFADVIIEKLKPDALFHHDDWGSSKSTFISPAMFAEFIMPAYKKIYQHYKDNGIEIIVHHSDSYGETIVPSMIEMGMDIWQGCMSTNDIPKLIKEYGGQISFMGGLDNGVLDKEDWTQELMAEYVGKACNDGGKNYFIPSLIMGGPGSVYPGVYEAVDAEIDNMSKEMF; translated from the coding sequence ATGCTAACTAAAAGACAAAATTTACTGGAAACAATTAAAGGTGGCAATCCTGACCGGTTTGTCAAACAGTACGAATTTATGGATATTATTATGGAAGCGCCTATCTACGGTTTTACCTGCGGTCCTGGTATGACGGCTAAAGATCCCTGGGGTGTGACCATTCAGTGGCCAGAAGGTCAGCCGGGTCCATTCCCTGTTCATGATGATGAACATATCGTTTTAAAAGATGTAACCGAGTGGAAAGAATATGTTAAAATGCCAAGTCTTGATTTCCCTGATGAAGCCTGGGCACCAGCCATTGAACATGCTAATGCTATTGACCGAAACGAAGTATTTGCGGCTTCTTTTTATGCGCCGGGTATTTTTGAAAGACTCCATTATCTGATGGGAATGGAAGATGCGCTGATGGCTTTTTATGAAGAACCGGAAGCTTTGAAAGAACTGATCGATTATATCACTGAGTATGAAATAAAATTTGCCGATGTGATTATCGAAAAATTAAAACCCGATGCATTATTTCATCATGATGATTGGGGCAGCTCAAAATCAACTTTCATCTCACCAGCAATGTTTGCAGAATTTATTATGCCTGCTTATAAAAAAATCTATCAGCATTATAAAGATAATGGCATTGAAATTATTGTTCATCACAGTGACAGCTATGGCGAAACAATCGTCCCCAGCATGATTGAAATGGGTATGGATATTTGGCAGGGTTGCATGTCAACAAATGATATTCCTAAGCTGATTAAAGAATACGGTGGTCAGATTTCCTTTATGGGTGGTCTGGACAACGGGGTGTTAGACAAGGAAGACTGGACCCAGGAGTTGATGGCTGAATATGTTGGAAAAGCCTGCAACGATGGCGGTAAAAACTACTTCATTCCATCTCTAATTATGGGTGGCCCTGGTTCAGTTTACCCTGGTGTTTATGAAGCGGTTGACGCAGAAATAGACAATATGAGTAAGGAAATGTTCTAG
- a CDS encoding MFS transporter, protein MKKTNYMWVILIVACIAQFTPNYAQYQLSPMAPQLMEGFGLSLTQFSSLFTAAMIPAIFLGIISGLLVDKYGFKIMIGIPLVISAIGLALRVTASTYSGLLVAMVLTGVGVTFLNSNGPKLMGSFFPPEKITTAMSILLATSTLAMTVAMATTGFFATIRTAFIFAAGLAVIAAVLWFIFVKNPEVDPAAMPPSVSVGESLKVVMKCRPIWIAAVAVAGIMACNVGISSFLPTALVGRGIDSVAAGMYGSIMTIGCLVGTLLGPVIANAIGKTKPAMVAFSILAAIGGGFFWLLPEGIALGAGMLVYGAAVSASIPLLMSLPVQLDEIGPVYAGTAGGFLATIQLIGAVVVPTYIITPIAGGNMNLFFILSGGCMIITMLLVFFLPEVMKNRNLAVGGENAN, encoded by the coding sequence ATGAAAAAAACAAATTACATGTGGGTGATTTTGATTGTCGCCTGTATCGCGCAGTTTACACCAAACTATGCCCAATATCAGCTTTCGCCAATGGCACCTCAGTTGATGGAAGGTTTTGGTTTATCGCTGACTCAGTTTTCGAGTCTGTTTACTGCGGCGATGATTCCAGCAATTTTTCTGGGCATCATCTCAGGTTTATTGGTTGATAAGTATGGCTTTAAAATAATGATCGGGATTCCCCTGGTTATTTCGGCCATTGGTTTAGCGTTGCGTGTTACCGCTTCAACTTATTCCGGTCTGCTGGTTGCGATGGTTTTAACCGGGGTTGGAGTCACATTCTTAAACTCAAACGGACCGAAACTGATGGGAAGTTTCTTTCCACCGGAAAAAATAACCACAGCAATGAGTATTTTACTGGCGACTTCGACCTTGGCAATGACAGTGGCTATGGCAACAACCGGTTTCTTTGCTACAATCAGAACAGCCTTTATATTTGCGGCTGGCCTGGCGGTTATTGCGGCTGTACTCTGGTTTATATTTGTTAAAAATCCGGAGGTTGATCCGGCAGCGATGCCACCATCTGTGTCAGTTGGCGAAAGTTTGAAAGTTGTAATGAAATGCCGTCCAATCTGGATCGCCGCGGTAGCGGTAGCCGGTATCATGGCCTGTAATGTGGGAATTAGCTCGTTTCTGCCAACTGCACTGGTTGGACGGGGAATTGATTCGGTTGCAGCCGGAATGTATGGTTCGATTATGACTATCGGTTGTCTGGTTGGGACCCTGTTGGGACCGGTCATTGCCAATGCGATTGGCAAAACCAAACCGGCAATGGTTGCTTTTTCTATACTGGCGGCTATTGGTGGTGGGTTTTTCTGGTTATTGCCTGAAGGGATTGCACTGGGTGCCGGCATGCTTGTTTATGGAGCGGCTGTTAGTGCCTCTATTCCTTTACTGATGTCTCTGCCAGTCCAACTAGATGAAATAGGACCTGTTTATGCGGGTACTGCTGGTGGCTTCCTGGCCACTATTCAGCTGATTGGCGCGGTTGTAGTACCAACCTATATTATTACCCCAATTGCGGGTGGCAATATGAATTTGTTCTTTATTCTTTCGGGCGGATGCATGATCATCACCATGCTTTTGGTTTTCTTCCTGCCTGAAGTTATGAAAAATAGAAATTTAGCAGTAGGAGGAGAAAATGCTAACTAA
- a CDS encoding TetR/AcrR family transcriptional regulator, with amino-acid sequence MAQEKELTTKQKIYDMAKRLFYKEGYQVSFPSIAKELGISQGLITYHFKTKRNLAIAIFKEDYEILSSHLKTVVNIDEDIFLFIISFYYLNDQILQKNPDKMRFLIDTNNENISIEAIYASDFKHIYEKLIEKMVPNELNADDNLTLFLTTTYSVYDSILQKISSGLNISKEYFFAYTIDLMFHCLGLEKDPQRTQRLIAQAKDRVDLLFKNHPELLDVYQYLID; translated from the coding sequence ATGGCACAGGAAAAAGAATTAACGACAAAGCAGAAGATTTACGATATGGCTAAGAGACTTTTTTATAAAGAAGGTTATCAGGTCAGCTTTCCCAGCATTGCCAAAGAACTGGGAATCAGCCAGGGCTTGATTACCTATCACTTTAAAACAAAACGCAACCTGGCCATCGCCATTTTTAAAGAAGATTATGAGATTTTATCTTCCCATCTGAAAACAGTAGTAAATATTGATGAAGACATTTTTTTATTTATTATCAGCTTTTATTATCTAAACGATCAGATCCTGCAAAAAAACCCTGATAAGATGCGCTTTTTAATCGATACAAATAACGAAAACATCTCAATTGAGGCGATCTATGCCAGTGATTTCAAACACATTTATGAAAAACTGATTGAAAAAATGGTACCCAACGAATTGAATGCTGATGATAATCTAACCCTGTTTCTAACCACTACCTATTCAGTCTATGACTCAATCCTGCAAAAAATCAGCAGTGGACTCAATATCAGCAAAGAATATTTCTTTGCTTACACTATTGATCTGATGTTTCACTGCCTCGGCCTGGAAAAAGATCCCCAGCGAACGCAAAGGCTAATCGCCCAAGCCAAAGACCGGGTTGATTTACTCTTTAAAAATCATCCGGAACTTTTGGATGTATACCAGTATCTAATTGATTAG
- a CDS encoding cation:proton antiporter, whose protein sequence is MYKFSELLILFTVTLFFVVLFSFINEKTLKLPYEIGLVVFGFGFCLILILIRAFDMTLLPEEFLKLVHQFDFNDFLIHGILCFMLFSGASSIKFNDFNEDKGLIGRMAIFGTLISIIVYGFLFYGLSLFLGLNLTILESLILGAIIAPSDPISAMSILGNVGLPHRLSLILEGESLFNDGIAVAVFATLIAIQAESTAAFLPGSFIGGLVADIAGAVIIGLLIGLVMFQIFKHTKNLYIKIFTSILTVMMAYLICEYFEFSGPIAAVICGLYYATVIAGLERQGMDESTRRLHDMFYDFWGVIDNLLNGILFLMVGLLFFAVISLEDISHLPFFAILIGAIAINTISRIISVAANVSFQKNMPLGLSKKNFTVFFSWAGLKGGLCLALVMGTEVSLSPHTYSIFVVATYGIVFFTTVFQGLTVGKIFKKLQKSEVENTHDVQ, encoded by the coding sequence ATGTATAAGTTCAGTGAATTACTCATACTCTTTACTGTGACGCTTTTTTTCGTGGTCCTGTTTTCATTTATTAATGAAAAAACCCTCAAACTCCCTTACGAAATCGGCCTGGTGGTTTTCGGCTTTGGCTTTTGCCTGATTCTGATTCTGATTAGAGCTTTTGATATGACACTGCTGCCGGAAGAGTTCTTAAAGCTTGTTCACCAGTTTGATTTCAATGATTTTCTGATTCATGGTATTTTGTGTTTTATGTTATTTTCCGGAGCTTCCAGTATCAAGTTCAATGATTTCAATGAAGACAAAGGCCTGATTGGCCGAATGGCAATCTTTGGCACACTGATTTCCATCATCGTTTATGGTTTCCTTTTTTACGGTTTGAGTCTCTTTTTGGGTCTTAATTTAACGATTCTGGAATCCCTGATCCTTGGTGCCATCATCGCCCCATCCGATCCGATATCCGCTATGTCAATCCTCGGCAATGTCGGTCTGCCCCACCGGCTCTCCCTGATTCTGGAAGGTGAATCCCTTTTTAATGATGGGATAGCAGTCGCTGTTTTTGCCACCCTGATAGCGATTCAGGCGGAATCTACAGCAGCATTTCTCCCTGGCTCTTTTATTGGCGGCCTGGTTGCTGACATTGCCGGTGCTGTCATTATTGGCCTACTGATCGGTTTAGTCATGTTTCAGATCTTCAAGCACACGAAGAATCTCTACATCAAAATTTTCACCAGCATACTAACCGTCATGATGGCCTATCTGATTTGCGAATATTTTGAATTTTCCGGCCCCATTGCCGCTGTCATTTGCGGCCTCTATTACGCAACGGTCATCGCTGGCCTGGAACGTCAGGGTATGGATGAATCCACCCGCAGGCTCCATGATATGTTTTATGATTTCTGGGGTGTAATTGATAATCTCCTTAATGGTATTCTCTTCCTGATGGTCGGTCTGCTTTTCTTTGCTGTCATCTCGCTGGAAGATATTTCCCATCTGCCCTTTTTCGCCATTCTCATCGGTGCTATCGCGATTAACACAATCTCCCGAATCATCTCAGTTGCAGCTAATGTATCTTTTCAAAAAAATATGCCCCTTGGTTTATCTAAAAAGAATTTTACCGTCTTTTTTTCCTGGGCCGGCTTAAAAGGCGGCCTCTGCCTGGCTCTGGTAATGGGAACAGAAGTATCTCTTTCACCCCATACCTATTCGATATTTGTCGTCGCAACCTACGGAATCGTCTTTTTTACCACAGTCTTCCAGGGCTTAACCGTCGGAAAAATATTTAAAAAGCTTCAAAAATCTGAGGTTGAAAACACTCATGACGTCCAATGA
- a CDS encoding lectin like domain-containing protein — protein MESDINTASAEYNGVIPSPIYPTQTTTTASQTLPESYDLRDYGLTAPVGNQNPWGACWTFATMGSLESYLKQEMATEVDLSKNNLVWNNGFDYSQPATGGNYLMATAYLARYSGPVSEENDPYLSASQQGLSPLYHIQTVQEIYGDSTAIKEAILNGGAVGTFIYSETGNSDYYNPQTYAYYYNGSQAISHAVQIVGWDDNYDKNNFATTPEGNGAWIIQNSYGEDFGDGGFFYISYYDSNVGNEVAVFHNAESTDNYDRSYQYDYLGCISTRGYGLQNAWGANIFTASDAEELDAVSTYAAAPNMTFEISIYTDLTDAADPTSGTLQTTQTASYDLVGYYTVALDNPITLAAFESFSVVIKYTNPWSTMPIPVEEPLPYYSSQASANPGESFVSTNGIDGWEDISLNETNVCIKAFTNDIEPSSESQQVTIDYRTHIQNQGWQDTKGNGEISGSTDKSLRLEGIQIQLDPESYNLGISYRTHVENLGWQDWSYDGEMSGTSGQALRLEAIELALTGSDADLFELTYRVHCQNVGWMDWVENGQTAGTEGQGLRLEAIEITLTRKATSETTVTNLTTKADDQAIDLFWLPVDGASVYQIDISTDGQNYEVRQDSWPDTTAHVIDLTPGTRYWFKVRAVTESGTGNWSDPATAVANVDDQGTAFTGNLLLITNESTDITTTQSTGTLPALSVSAQTETAVENSGTRGIDRIVQSDIPYDLTNLDLSTLQTSETYILDDTRSFYVTSWTEDDPAPITGRCAYDGQFVQVWVDNAEDAVVKLTDDQAAEIGTEFDSIIYPLVTENFYSVSDLDGNGKVAILCFDIDSDAAKAEIPNTFTAGYFSTVDLLPEGYYDQPSNQMEIFYIDTYPTMMESYKNLDVTNPIVSRVYPYLAHEFQHMVNFNRNVLEEHDPYWCDTWLNEALSMASEDLYFETKETENLTRDEMLTGYNGNQASEIAAGKSLLDWDDSMANYQLSYLFSQYLRTRIDQSRGEGQGILSYHDILTDSCNDYQAVEHVIQSQIDEDLTFGEFMTQFRAAILLKADSGPYGFNGEDGFDELQTQLYSGTLTQLEGGGAIVTQINSDFTPYPGAAGNDIRFTGIFEK, from the coding sequence ATGGAAAGTGACATCAATACCGCCTCTGCCGAATATAACGGCGTAATCCCCTCGCCAATTTACCCAACTCAAACTACCACGACGGCAAGCCAAACCCTTCCGGAATCATATGATCTACGGGATTACGGCCTGACCGCTCCAGTCGGCAATCAAAACCCCTGGGGTGCCTGCTGGACTTTTGCCACGATGGGGTCACTGGAATCTTATCTAAAACAGGAAATGGCAACAGAAGTCGACCTGTCCAAAAACAATCTGGTTTGGAATAACGGTTTTGACTATTCTCAACCCGCTACTGGCGGCAACTATTTAATGGCTACCGCCTACCTGGCCCGTTACAGCGGTCCGGTCAGCGAGGAGAACGATCCTTATCTGTCGGCCTCACAGCAAGGTCTGTCTCCCCTTTATCACATCCAAACCGTGCAGGAGATTTATGGTGATTCTACTGCTATCAAGGAAGCCATTTTAAATGGCGGTGCCGTTGGCACTTTCATCTATTCGGAAACTGGCAACAGCGACTACTATAATCCTCAAACTTACGCTTATTATTATAATGGTAGCCAGGCTATCAGCCATGCTGTTCAAATTGTTGGTTGGGACGACAATTATGACAAAAACAACTTCGCCACCACTCCGGAAGGCAATGGTGCCTGGATCATCCAGAATTCTTATGGTGAAGACTTTGGCGACGGCGGCTTTTTTTACATATCCTATTACGACAGCAACGTCGGTAATGAAGTAGCTGTCTTTCACAATGCTGAATCCACCGATAATTATGACCGTTCCTATCAGTACGATTATCTGGGCTGTATCTCAACCCGCGGCTATGGCCTTCAAAATGCCTGGGGAGCCAATATCTTTACCGCTTCCGATGCTGAAGAACTGGACGCTGTCTCGACTTATGCGGCCGCTCCCAACATGACTTTTGAAATTAGCATTTATACCGATCTGACGGATGCGGCTGATCCGACCAGCGGAACCCTTCAGACGACCCAGACAGCATCTTATGATCTGGTTGGCTATTATACCGTTGCCCTGGACAATCCGATAACACTTGCCGCCTTTGAATCCTTCTCAGTCGTGATCAAATATACAAACCCGTGGAGCACCATGCCAATTCCGGTAGAAGAACCGCTTCCTTATTACAGCAGTCAGGCCTCAGCCAACCCTGGCGAAAGCTTTGTATCGACCAACGGCATCGATGGCTGGGAGGATATCTCTCTTAATGAAACCAACGTCTGCATCAAGGCCTTTACTAATGATATCGAGCCCAGCTCTGAAAGCCAGCAGGTCACCATCGATTACCGCACCCATATCCAGAATCAGGGCTGGCAGGATACTAAGGGAAATGGCGAAATCAGCGGGTCTACCGATAAAAGCTTGCGGCTGGAAGGGATTCAGATTCAGCTTGATCCTGAGAGCTACAATTTGGGTATATCCTACCGAACCCACGTTGAAAACCTGGGCTGGCAGGACTGGTCTTATGATGGCGAGATGAGTGGAACCTCCGGCCAGGCACTACGCCTGGAAGCCATTGAGCTTGCCTTAACCGGGTCGGATGCTGATTTGTTTGAGCTAACCTACAGGGTCCACTGCCAGAATGTCGGCTGGATGGACTGGGTTGAAAATGGCCAGACGGCCGGCACCGAAGGACAGGGCCTGCGTCTCGAAGCTATTGAAATCACTCTGACCAGAAAAGCCACTTCCGAAACCACAGTTACCAATCTGACAACCAAAGCCGACGATCAGGCTATCGACCTTTTCTGGCTGCCCGTTGACGGCGCCAGCGTATATCAGATTGATATATCAACAGACGGTCAAAACTATGAAGTCCGTCAGGATTCCTGGCCGGACACTACTGCACATGTCATCGACCTGACTCCGGGAACCCGCTACTGGTTTAAAGTCCGGGCGGTAACAGAATCCGGCACGGGAAACTGGTCTGATCCCGCCACTGCGGTTGCTAACGTTGATGATCAGGGGACTGCCTTTACCGGCAACCTGCTTTTAATTACCAACGAATCAACCGATATTACCACCACCCAGTCGACAGGCACCCTGCCAGCCCTGTCCGTATCGGCACAGACAGAAACTGCTGTCGAAAACTCCGGGACACGGGGAATTGACCGCATCGTCCAGTCTGACATCCCTTATGATCTGACCAATCTCGATCTTTCGACCCTGCAAACCAGCGAAACCTATATCCTGGATGATACCCGTTCCTTTTATGTGACCAGCTGGACCGAAGACGATCCGGCGCCAATTACCGGTCGCTGTGCCTATGACGGCCAGTTTGTACAGGTTTGGGTTGACAATGCCGAGGATGCTGTGGTTAAACTGACTGATGATCAGGCTGCCGAAATAGGTACAGAATTTGACTCGATTATTTATCCGCTGGTCACCGAGAATTTCTATTCAGTCTCTGACCTGGACGGTAACGGTAAAGTCGCCATTCTCTGTTTTGATATTGACAGCGATGCTGCTAAAGCAGAAATTCCAAATACTTTTACTGCCGGCTACTTTTCTACGGTAGATCTGCTGCCTGAGGGATACTATGATCAGCCTTCCAATCAGATGGAAATCTTTTACATTGATACCTATCCGACAATGATGGAAAGCTACAAAAATCTGGATGTCACTAACCCCATTGTTTCTCGAGTTTATCCCTATTTAGCTCACGAATTTCAGCATATGGTCAACTTCAACCGTAATGTTCTCGAAGAACATGACCCTTATTGGTGTGATACCTGGCTCAATGAAGCCCTTTCAATGGCATCCGAAGATCTTTATTTTGAAACAAAAGAAACTGAAAATCTGACCAGAGACGAAATGCTCACAGGATATAACGGCAACCAAGCGTCAGAAATTGCCGCCGGCAAATCGCTTCTTGACTGGGATGATAGTATGGCTAATTATCAACTCTCTTATCTCTTTTCCCAGTATCTGCGAACTCGCATCGATCAGTCTCGGGGTGAGGGGCAAGGGATTTTGTCCTATCATGACATCCTCACTGATTCCTGCAATGATTACCAGGCCGTTGAACATGTCATTCAAAGCCAGATTGATGAAGACTTAACTTTTGGCGAATTTATGACCCAGTTCCGGGCCGCTATCCTGTTAAAAGCCGACTCCGGTCCCTATGGCTTTAACGGCGAAGATGGTTTTGATGAACTTCAGACTCAGCTTTATTCCGGCACTCTAACCCAGCTTGAGGGCGGTGGTGCGATTGTGACTCAAATCAACTCAGACTTTACACCATACCCAGGCGCAGCAGGTAATGATATTCGCTTTACAGGGATATTTGAAAAATAA
- a CDS encoding glycerol-3-phosphate responsive antiterminator, which yields MQTHVQQTDEIQNLFNHSVIPSVNHRKELLLAMEQSEVEWIMLKLGDINTLPQLVKSIHQSGKKVMVHQDSIKGIAKDKMGINFMASCSVDCIITNRAACIKPIREAGMISAFGLFVIDSEACRTGMLYIKEYQPDLITLMPGSIPDQVIDRIKTETHKPFILGGLITEHAQISHAIDVGAAAIASSQRELWNR from the coding sequence ATGCAAACTCACGTTCAACAAACAGACGAAATCCAAAATCTTTTTAACCATTCCGTTATTCCTTCGGTTAATCACCGGAAAGAACTGCTGTTAGCCATGGAGCAATCTGAAGTTGAATGGATTATGCTAAAACTTGGCGATATCAATACACTTCCCCAGCTTGTCAAAAGCATTCATCAGTCCGGCAAAAAAGTTATGGTACACCAGGATTCCATCAAAGGCATAGCAAAAGATAAAATGGGAATCAATTTTATGGCAAGCTGCTCTGTGGACTGTATTATCACCAACCGAGCTGCCTGTATCAAACCAATCCGAGAGGCTGGGATGATTTCAGCTTTCGGATTGTTTGTAATTGATTCGGAAGCCTGTCGAACGGGAATGCTTTATATTAAAGAATATCAGCCGGATCTGATCACTCTGATGCCAGGTTCAATCCCCGATCAGGTCATTGATCGTATCAAAACTGAAACCCACAAACCATTTATTCTTGGTGGCCTAATCACCGAACATGCTCAGATCAGCCATGCCATAGATGTCGGCGCTGCAGCTATTGCCAGTAGCCAAAGAGAACTTTGGAATAGATAA